The Deferribacterota bacterium nucleotide sequence TATCTAGTTGTTCTATAATTAGTTTTACTCCCTGCCTTTTTAGAACATCATATAATAGCGTAAGTCTTTGATTTGGGCTAGATATTAATGCCTTTGATTGATTGTCATTTAATAACACTTCATATAGTAGCCTCAATTTTACAGTATCACCAACTTTCACTCTAACCAACCTTTGAGATATTATAGCCAATAGTGAGTAGGCTAATTTTAGTCTTATATTACTAACAAAATCCATCTCATAAAGATTCACAAATCTCTCCACTGTCTCAATAGCTGATGACGCATGGATTGTTGATATAACTAATTGACCCGCTGTTGCTGCTTGTAAAGCTAATTCTGCAACATCTTTTGCAACTATTTCGCCCACAAAAATAGCACTTGGCCTTTCTCTTAATACATCGGTAAGGGCTTTTGTATAATTTGGAGTATCTAATCCAATCTCTCTTTGTGATATAACTGAAGAACTATTAGTAAAAATATATTCTATAGGATCTTCAATTGTTACAATATGCCATTTAAAAGCTTTACTATAGTGCTCTATTAATGTTGCAGCTGTAGTTGATTTTCCTGCCCCAGCTGGACCAGAAATAAGTATTAAACCATGTTTCTTTTCAATTATGGGGTTTATATATTTCATATTAAATCCTAAGTCGGTAAATTTTTTATTTGAAAAATATATTAATCGTAAAACACATACAAACTTTCCCATTGATAAAAATATATGTATTCTAAAACGTAAACCCTTTGTTTTTAATGAAAAAGTAGCATTAATAGAACTAAAATTTACAATTTTACTCTTTAGCTCATTTTCATCAAAAGCTGTTAAACCATATTTCTTATAAATAGAAGATAACTCAAAAATATCTCTTAATATGTCAATAAAATTATAACCTTCTGTAGGAAATTTTGTTAATTCTTGGTTATATAATACATAAACATCATTTTCTAATAAAAGAATATCACTAACCTCAGATGAATCAAAATCCTTAAATATCTTTCCTATTAATCTCTCTATATCCATTTTATTAACAAAATATTATATAATGCTGATAAAAGCAATACCATCAAAACATAAAACACAA carries:
- a CDS encoding ATPase, T2SS/T4P/T4SS family, which codes for MDIERLIGKIFKDFDSSEVSDILLLENDVYVLYNQELTKFPTEGYNFIDILRDIFELSSIYKKYGLTAFDENELKSKIVNFSSINATFSLKTKGLRFRIHIFLSMGKFVCVLRLIYFSNKKFTDLGFNMKYINPIIEKKHGLILISGPAGAGKSTTAATLIEHYSKAFKWHIVTIEDPIEYIFTNSSSVISQREIGLDTPNYTKALTDVLRERPSAIFVGEIVAKDVAELALQAATAGQLVISTIHASSAIETVERFVNLYEMDFVSNIRLKLAYSLLAIISQRLVRVKVGDTVKLRLLYEVLLNDNQSKALISSPNQRLTLLYDVLKRQGVKLIIEQLDRLIDKNMIC